The Planococcus liqunii genome includes a region encoding these proteins:
- a CDS encoding shikimate kinase gives MRNFELSIREKSIVCIGFMGVGKTTVGKLLARKLYRNFIDIDAEIEKEFAMPIPLIFETYGEKAFRKKEKELISYYSQQPLYIISVGGGAFLQKEIQAMCLENCVVLFLDISWESWKDRFQILSDNRPLLRNRSLDDIKQLFHERQTIYSLNHSTFQIDHFEADEAADYLADALKLSWEIHAPQR, from the coding sequence GTGAGAAATTTTGAATTGTCCATTCGTGAAAAAAGTATCGTATGTATCGGCTTTATGGGTGTGGGGAAAACCACTGTCGGAAAATTGCTGGCCCGAAAGCTGTATCGCAATTTCATTGACATTGATGCGGAAATCGAAAAGGAATTTGCTATGCCGATTCCTTTAATATTCGAGACTTATGGCGAAAAAGCCTTCCGCAAAAAAGAAAAGGAACTGATCAGCTACTATAGCCAACAGCCCCTTTACATTATTTCTGTCGGCGGAGGCGCTTTTTTGCAAAAAGAAATACAGGCTATGTGTCTGGAGAACTGTGTCGTACTTTTCTTGGATATTTCCTGGGAATCTTGGAAAGACCGCTTTCAGATTCTTTCCGACAATCGCCCCTTGCTCCGGAACCGTTCCCTGGATGATATCAAACAGCTTTTTCACGAACGCCAAACCATTTACTCCTTAAACCATTCGACATTTCAAATAGATCATTTTGAAGCTGACGAAGCAGCCGATTACCTGGCGGACGCCCTGAAACTATCCTGGGAAATCCATGCTCCCCAAAGATAG
- a CDS encoding lactonase family protein, producing MAVTHLLTGSYASAQEPGIKLWEFDLKEGTLTEKSGISGIDRASFLAAHPNGKNFVATSEVGEGELVSFRLDLPDKKLAEVNRQSSDGDHPAHVCIDASGKWALSVNYSGGNVNVHPLLEDGSIGGQTDSVRHKGEGPNKERQDAPHPHSVFQLPDSNYFLVSDLGTDLIFVYELDRANGKLATKQIVPTTPGSGPRHLAFHPAKPFVYSLEELSSAISVYEIGGDDFLKFVQVAGLTPEEFTGENTSAEVAVSEDGRFLYASNRGHDSIAVFKILEDGSLEFQAHVPSGGKGPRHFTLVPGGEWLVVANEKSDSLCVMKIGKTGIPEMASDPVHTPSPVCVKVIG from the coding sequence ATGGCTGTAACGCATTTGCTTACGGGATCGTACGCTTCGGCGCAGGAACCGGGCATCAAACTTTGGGAATTCGACTTGAAAGAAGGAACATTAACCGAAAAGAGTGGAATCAGCGGAATTGACCGTGCTTCTTTTCTTGCTGCACATCCGAACGGAAAGAATTTTGTCGCGACCAGCGAAGTAGGGGAGGGAGAACTGGTCTCTTTCCGCTTGGATCTTCCGGATAAGAAGCTGGCAGAGGTAAATCGCCAGTCCAGTGATGGGGATCATCCGGCGCATGTATGCATTGATGCATCGGGAAAATGGGCGCTCTCTGTCAATTATTCAGGCGGCAATGTTAATGTCCATCCTTTGTTGGAAGACGGTTCAATTGGTGGGCAGACGGATTCTGTGCGCCACAAAGGGGAAGGGCCGAATAAAGAACGCCAAGATGCGCCGCATCCGCATTCGGTGTTTCAGCTGCCGGACAGCAATTATTTTTTGGTTTCTGATTTAGGAACGGATCTGATTTTTGTCTACGAATTGGATCGGGCAAACGGCAAATTGGCAACCAAGCAAATCGTTCCAACGACTCCCGGTTCTGGCCCGCGCCATTTGGCTTTCCATCCGGCGAAACCATTTGTTTATTCACTTGAAGAGTTAAGCTCAGCCATATCGGTTTATGAAATAGGCGGAGACGATTTTTTGAAGTTCGTGCAAGTGGCCGGCTTGACACCTGAAGAATTCACTGGAGAAAATACAAGTGCAGAAGTGGCGGTATCGGAAGACGGCCGTTTTTTATATGCTTCCAACCGGGGGCATGACAGCATTGCCGTTTTTAAGATTCTCGAAGATGGAAGCCTGGAGTTCCAAGCGCATGTTCCTTCGGGCGGCAAAGGCCCTCGCCACTTCACGCTTGTTCCCGGCGGTGAATGGCTGGTTGTGGCAAATGAAAAGTCAGACTCGCTGTGCGTCATGAAGATCGGCAAAACCGGAATTCCGGAAATGGCCAGCGACCCGGTCCACACGCCTTCACCCGTATGTGTAAAAGTAATTGGATAG
- a CDS encoding acetamidase/formamidase family protein → MQETKTTASETVMVNQYVNGVLDPGLEMLGPVKSGGHIVAHTAPGCWGPMITPCIRGGHEVTKPVYVEGAEPGDAIVIRIKSIEVTSLATSSGNDSPVEGRFLGDPFIAVKCPGCGTLYPETVIKGTGSEAIRCANCDADVTPFVFTNGYTMFMGEKGDVGVTLNREAAEMIAQNGRAYMKTPDASVQNPIVTFAPHDLVGTIARMRPFLGQLGTTPSRPIPDSHNAGDFGSFLIDAPHEYVSTQEELDTHRTDGHMDISRVRAGSVLICPVKVPGGGVYLGDMHAMQGDGEIAGHTADVAGIVHLEVELVKGLNNAGPILLPNVEDLPYTAKPFTAEERLAAQKIADKWNVPQLEESLPVSFVGTGPTLNAATDNGLERAAALFDVTVPEIMNRATITGSIEIGRHPGVVTVTFLAPESYLKKAQLYDLVKAQYR, encoded by the coding sequence ATGCAGGAGACAAAAACGACAGCATCCGAAACAGTAATGGTCAATCAGTATGTAAATGGCGTTCTGGATCCGGGCTTGGAAATGTTGGGTCCTGTGAAGAGCGGAGGGCATATCGTAGCGCATACGGCGCCAGGCTGCTGGGGACCGATGATTACACCCTGCATCCGAGGCGGCCACGAAGTCACCAAGCCGGTCTATGTTGAAGGTGCAGAACCTGGAGATGCCATTGTTATCCGGATAAAGTCGATTGAGGTGACTTCCCTCGCCACTTCATCAGGCAATGACAGTCCCGTGGAAGGCCGGTTTCTCGGGGATCCTTTTATCGCAGTAAAATGCCCGGGCTGCGGCACCTTGTATCCGGAGACCGTGATCAAAGGAACCGGCAGCGAAGCGATTCGCTGTGCCAATTGTGACGCAGATGTCACGCCGTTTGTTTTCACAAATGGCTATACGATGTTTATGGGCGAGAAAGGCGATGTCGGCGTTACACTTAACCGGGAAGCGGCTGAAATGATTGCACAAAACGGGCGGGCGTATATGAAGACGCCGGATGCGTCGGTGCAAAACCCGATTGTCACATTTGCACCCCATGATTTAGTTGGAACCATTGCGCGCATGCGGCCTTTTTTAGGGCAGCTGGGAACCACCCCTTCGCGCCCGATTCCGGATTCCCATAATGCCGGCGATTTTGGATCGTTTTTAATTGATGCGCCGCATGAATACGTCAGCACCCAGGAAGAACTCGATACGCACCGCACCGATGGCCATATGGATATCAGCCGGGTCCGGGCGGGGTCAGTCTTGATTTGTCCGGTGAAAGTTCCTGGCGGCGGCGTTTACTTGGGCGATATGCATGCGATGCAGGGAGACGGGGAAATTGCCGGCCATACAGCGGATGTAGCCGGGATCGTCCACCTGGAAGTGGAGCTGGTTAAAGGCTTGAACAACGCTGGTCCGATTTTGCTGCCGAATGTGGAGGACTTGCCTTATACAGCCAAACCATTTACGGCGGAAGAGCGGTTGGCTGCGCAAAAAATAGCGGATAAATGGAATGTGCCGCAACTGGAAGAATCCCTGCCGGTTTCGTTCGTTGGCACAGGCCCTACGTTAAACGCTGCTACAGACAACGGATTAGAACGGGCAGCCGCATTATTCGATGTAACCGTTCCAGAAATTATGAACCGGGCGACGATTACCGGTTCCATTGAGATTGGACGCCATCCGGGGGTAGTCACCGTGACATTTTTAGCTCCTGAAAGTTACTTGAAGAAAGCACAACTGTATGATTTGGTAAAAGCTCAATACCGTTAA
- the glgA gene encoding glycogen synthase GlgA: protein MKIVMAAAECVPFVKTGGLADVMGALPKELVALGHEVTVILPKYSLIPEEYKSEFSLFGEIQVPFKGEQNTHTLFEYVLKGVRYVMVENDSYFARKQIYSQPDDGERFAFFNRAVLATVETLEEDVDILHIHDWHTGMIPFLLKEDERYASLKQNLKTILTIHNLQFQGWFPKSLLVEELGMDEAYFQEEAVSWHNNVNFLKTGIVYADKVTTVSPTYRNEILTEQYGEKLESLLRAREENLIGILNGLDTEAYNPAADMEIAMVYDQTSVENKAVNKRAVQSRFGLPERGDVPLLTMVSRLSGQKGIDVLERTLPGILETQDVQFVLLGSGESQYEQFFEVLEADFPGKVVAHIGFDESLAHLLYAGADIFLMPSHFEPCGLSQLVSMRYGTVPVANKTGGLKDTVVEYDPNLRSGNGVLSDFSKHESFAEAVNRALSLYQQPEHWNMIKQNGMQGDYSWLRSAKEYASLYEGIAGK, encoded by the coding sequence ATGAAGATTGTAATGGCTGCTGCGGAATGCGTGCCTTTTGTAAAGACGGGAGGGCTCGCTGACGTGATGGGCGCATTGCCAAAAGAATTAGTGGCGCTTGGCCATGAAGTCACCGTAATTCTTCCCAAATACAGCTTGATTCCAGAAGAATATAAAAGTGAGTTTTCGTTGTTTGGAGAAATCCAAGTTCCTTTTAAAGGGGAGCAAAACACCCATACGCTTTTCGAGTACGTACTCAAAGGCGTCCGCTATGTAATGGTGGAAAACGATTCTTATTTTGCCCGTAAGCAAATATACAGCCAGCCGGACGATGGCGAACGTTTCGCTTTTTTCAATCGCGCGGTGCTGGCAACAGTGGAAACCCTGGAAGAGGATGTGGATATTTTACATATTCATGACTGGCATACGGGGATGATTCCATTTTTGCTGAAGGAAGACGAGCGCTACGCTTCGTTAAAGCAAAACTTGAAAACAATTTTAACGATTCACAACCTCCAATTCCAAGGGTGGTTTCCGAAATCCTTATTGGTTGAAGAACTGGGAATGGACGAAGCTTATTTTCAGGAAGAAGCCGTTTCTTGGCATAATAATGTCAATTTCCTGAAAACAGGCATTGTTTACGCCGACAAGGTCACCACTGTCAGCCCCACTTACCGGAACGAAATCTTGACCGAGCAATACGGGGAGAAACTGGAGTCGTTATTGCGTGCACGAGAAGAAAATTTGATCGGCATTTTGAACGGCCTGGATACCGAAGCTTATAATCCGGCTGCCGACATGGAAATCGCAATGGTTTATGACCAGACTTCTGTAGAGAATAAGGCGGTCAATAAGCGGGCAGTCCAATCCCGTTTCGGACTTCCCGAGCGCGGAGACGTGCCGCTGTTGACGATGGTTTCCCGGTTGTCCGGCCAAAAAGGGATTGATGTTTTGGAGCGGACATTGCCGGGGATACTGGAAACACAAGACGTTCAGTTTGTCTTGCTGGGTTCCGGTGAAAGCCAGTATGAGCAGTTTTTCGAAGTCCTGGAAGCGGATTTTCCAGGGAAGGTGGTAGCCCATATCGGTTTTGACGAATCACTTGCCCATTTACTGTACGCAGGCGCCGATATCTTTTTGATGCCGTCCCATTTTGAACCGTGTGGATTAAGCCAGCTGGTTTCGATGCGCTATGGTACGGTGCCAGTGGCCAACAAGACAGGCGGACTCAAAGACACGGTCGTGGAATACGATCCCAACTTGCGGAGCGGCAATGGAGTTTTAAGTGATTTTTCAAAGCATGAAAGTTTTGCAGAAGCCGTGAACCGTGCATTATCCCTGTATCAACAGCCGGAACATTGGAACATGATCAAACAAAACGGCATGCAGGGCGATTACTCTTGGTTGCGTTCTGCAAAAGAATACGCCAGTTTATATGAGGGAATCGCCGGAAAGTGA
- a CDS encoding SCO family protein — MRRTFWISTLLLFSLLLAGCGQAIEDPLNWEIEEFNFTNQENEEFGLSDLKGEVWVADFVFTNCTTVCLPMTSNMVDLQKQFKEEGLDVKIVSFSVDPTIDTPEILKSYAENYGADLSSWNLLTGYSPKDIDQFAMENFQVLARKPENTDQVIHGTSFYLVDQNGVVMKDYDGVKLPAEEIMADAKILLSEE, encoded by the coding sequence TTGCGGAGAACCTTTTGGATTTCAACATTATTGCTTTTCAGTTTATTGCTTGCCGGATGCGGCCAAGCCATTGAAGATCCCCTCAACTGGGAAATAGAAGAATTTAATTTTACAAATCAAGAAAACGAAGAATTCGGCTTATCCGATTTAAAAGGGGAAGTCTGGGTGGCAGATTTTGTTTTTACAAACTGCACAACCGTCTGTCTGCCGATGACCTCGAATATGGTGGATTTGCAAAAGCAGTTTAAAGAAGAAGGGCTGGATGTGAAAATTGTTTCATTCAGCGTAGACCCTACCATCGACACACCAGAGATTTTGAAATCCTATGCGGAAAATTACGGAGCGGATTTATCTTCCTGGAATTTGCTGACCGGCTACTCTCCTAAAGACATCGATCAATTTGCAATGGAAAATTTCCAGGTACTCGCGCGAAAACCTGAAAACACAGACCAGGTCATCCATGGTACTTCTTTCTATTTGGTAGATCAAAACGGCGTGGTCATGAAAGATTACGATGGCGTCAAACTGCCCGCCGAAGAGATTATGGCGGATGCGAAAATTCTGCTTTCGGAGGAATAA
- a CDS encoding glucose-1-phosphate adenylyltransferase, with protein MKRKIVAMLLAGGQGSRLKSLTYDIAKPAIPFGGKYRIIDFPLSNCVNSEIHTVGVLTQYQPHVLHNYIGLGTPWDLDRRAGGVTMLTPYAGMEGIKWYDGTANAIYQNIKYLTEQDPQYVIILSGDHIYKMNYQTMLDFHIEQNAGATISVIEVPWKDASRFGIMNTDENMQVKEFVEKPAEPESNLASMGVYIFDWAKLKKYLLIDNDNENSSHDFGKDIIPLMLGEGEKMVAYPYKGYWKDVGTVESLWEANMDLLNSNSGLNLNDPDWRIFSSNPQLPPQVVGENGYLQEALINEGCVINGKVEKSIVFQDVEVKEGASLYECVVMNCVKIGSGAKLSRVIIPPDLIIPENFELKEQGDEIVLLTQDLIEEWKGSVGK; from the coding sequence ATGAAAAGAAAAATAGTCGCAATGCTTTTGGCAGGAGGACAGGGAAGCCGTTTAAAGTCACTGACCTATGATATTGCGAAGCCCGCTATTCCGTTTGGTGGCAAGTACCGGATCATCGATTTTCCTTTGTCGAACTGTGTAAATTCCGAAATTCATACCGTAGGTGTCCTTACCCAGTACCAGCCACATGTTTTGCATAATTATATCGGGCTTGGGACGCCCTGGGATCTCGACCGGCGTGCCGGAGGCGTTACGATGTTGACGCCATACGCAGGAATGGAAGGCATCAAGTGGTACGACGGCACTGCAAACGCCATTTACCAGAACATCAAATACCTGACGGAACAAGATCCGCAGTATGTCATCATTCTATCGGGTGACCATATCTACAAAATGAACTACCAGACGATGCTGGATTTCCATATTGAACAAAACGCGGGAGCGACGATTTCGGTTATTGAAGTACCATGGAAGGATGCCAGCCGCTTTGGGATTATGAACACCGACGAAAACATGCAAGTCAAAGAATTTGTAGAAAAACCGGCAGAACCAGAAAGCAATTTGGCTTCAATGGGCGTATACATCTTTGATTGGGCGAAGCTGAAAAAGTATTTGCTGATCGATAACGACAATGAAAACTCTTCCCATGATTTTGGAAAGGACATTATTCCCTTGATGCTTGGAGAAGGCGAGAAAATGGTGGCATATCCATACAAAGGCTACTGGAAAGATGTTGGAACGGTAGAAAGTTTGTGGGAAGCCAATATGGACTTGCTGAATTCAAATTCGGGATTGAACCTGAATGACCCGGATTGGCGGATTTTCTCTTCCAATCCGCAATTGCCGCCGCAAGTAGTCGGCGAAAACGGCTATTTACAGGAAGCGCTGATCAATGAAGGGTGTGTCATCAATGGGAAAGTGGAGAAGTCGATTGTTTTTCAAGACGTTGAAGTGAAAGAAGGCGCATCTCTTTACGAATGTGTTGTCATGAACTGCGTGAAGATTGGCAGCGGCGCCAAGTTGTCGAGAGTGATCATTCCACCTGACTTAATAATTCCTGAAAATTTTGAGCTAAAAGAACAAGGGGATGAAATTGTCTTGTTGACCCAAGATCTCATAGAGGAGTGGAAAGGAAGTGTTGGCAAATGA
- a CDS encoding sugar phosphate nucleotidyltransferase — translation MRMAAVIDATVKKPGLEDLTIYRTTASVPFAGRYRLIDFTLSNIVNSNINSVGVFATYPFVSLLDHIGMGKNWDLDRRKDGLYFLPISQKAGGQITVGSFAALEEHMDFFNKSRQDYIVVTTCSTVCQIDYEDMLDAHITSGVDITEAVSGETGLSNYILKKSLLKELIRTHREKRIISVEDVVKLKKAPYTFGKYEYTGYYAIIDSMESYFQASMDLLEKDKRNELFLSNRPIYTKVKDEPPTRYMPGSHVTQSLIANGSTIEGTVNNSIISRAVSVNQSSRVDHCVIMQKSFIEKNCELSYVIADKDVHIEEGVILKGTREKPVVLRKGERVTKEEVR, via the coding sequence ATGAGAATGGCCGCAGTCATTGATGCTACTGTGAAGAAGCCTGGACTTGAAGACTTGACGATTTACCGCACGACGGCTTCAGTGCCTTTTGCGGGGCGTTACCGATTGATCGATTTTACTTTGTCGAATATCGTGAATTCTAATATCAATTCGGTCGGCGTCTTTGCTACGTATCCGTTTGTTTCCTTGCTGGACCATATCGGCATGGGCAAAAACTGGGATTTGGACCGGCGGAAAGATGGGCTGTATTTTTTGCCCATTTCCCAAAAGGCTGGGGGCCAAATTACAGTCGGTTCGTTTGCGGCGCTTGAAGAGCATATGGACTTTTTCAATAAAAGCCGGCAGGATTATATCGTCGTGACGACTTGTTCGACAGTATGCCAAATCGATTACGAAGATATGCTCGATGCCCATATTACGTCTGGCGTTGACATCACGGAAGCGGTCAGCGGCGAGACGGGATTGAGCAACTATATATTGAAGAAAAGCCTGCTGAAGGAATTGATTCGAACCCACCGGGAAAAACGCATTATCAGTGTGGAAGACGTCGTGAAATTGAAGAAAGCCCCGTATACGTTTGGGAAATATGAATACACAGGCTATTATGCCATTATCGATTCTATGGAAAGCTATTTCCAGGCATCAATGGATTTGTTGGAAAAAGACAAAAGAAACGAATTGTTCCTGTCAAACCGCCCCATTTATACAAAAGTGAAAGATGAGCCGCCTACTCGCTACATGCCGGGGTCGCACGTGACCCAAAGTTTGATCGCCAACGGCAGCACGATTGAAGGAACCGTAAACAACAGCATCATTAGCCGGGCCGTTTCCGTCAACCAAAGCAGCCGGGTGGATCATTGCGTCATCATGCAAAAATCGTTCATTGAGAAAAACTGCGAGTTGTCTTATGTAATTGCTGATAAAGACGTGCATATCGAAGAAGGTGTCATACTTAAAGGAACGCGGGAAAAACCGGTGGTTCTCCGTAAAGGAGAGCGTGTAACAAAGGAGGAAGTCCGATGA
- the glgB gene encoding 1,4-alpha-glucan branching protein GlgB: MGDPLVSFTEEKLSDFHTGKMTDAYLYFGSHIHQDVTYFAVWAPDVKNVSVLVADSQDLNERQYRMAPHPLDPTIWEVRVGEDLTGFVYEYEIETAHGELIRKTDPFARANEKRPQHRSIVAGNSQHVWSEEVLQKKKRIVKNHFEKPMAIYEVHIGTWKRNKEGNFLTYRELAGELIPYVKKQGFTHIEMLPVTEHPLDESWGYQTTGFFAPTSRYGTVDDLKYFISKCAESGIGLISDWVPGHFCVDRHALASFNGSLLYEEQRPERRSNPDWGTLNFDIQKGEVVSFILSSAHYWFEEYKFDGCRMDALVNLLFIPNRPERPHNEEGADFLRKLTASLRSHYPEAMLIAEDAWHFPKVTGTIEEGGIGFDYKWNFGWMNDTQSYLKTPFLERREAHRKLNFAMVYYYEEKFISTFSHDEVIPEKGSLLGKMWGTTEEKFAQLRLLLGFWMAFPGKKLLFMGQEFGQVAPWDFQPELDWHLFDFKAHREMASFTKEVLSFYKKERALFELDYDRKGFEWLDADNSEQGVLSFIRRGHLAEDTCIVICNFSERPYAAFQIGLPANGFYQQIFSTASGDAEKFGGAKDAELQAQPVPWKKQPYSMEMELPAFTVSIWKLKQDGSVEA, encoded by the coding sequence TTGGGCGATCCCTTGGTTTCTTTTACTGAAGAAAAATTATCAGATTTTCATACCGGAAAGATGACAGATGCTTATCTGTATTTCGGTTCACATATTCACCAAGATGTGACTTACTTTGCGGTATGGGCGCCAGATGTCAAAAACGTTTCCGTACTTGTTGCCGATTCGCAGGATTTGAACGAAAGGCAGTACCGAATGGCTCCGCATCCGCTTGATCCAACAATTTGGGAAGTGCGGGTAGGGGAAGATTTGACAGGTTTTGTATACGAATATGAAATTGAAACGGCACATGGGGAGTTGATCCGCAAAACGGATCCGTTTGCACGGGCCAATGAAAAAAGGCCGCAACATCGTTCAATCGTAGCCGGCAACTCCCAACATGTATGGTCCGAGGAAGTGTTGCAGAAGAAAAAAAGGATCGTAAAAAATCACTTTGAAAAACCGATGGCCATTTACGAGGTACATATCGGAACCTGGAAACGGAATAAAGAAGGGAATTTCCTAACTTACCGCGAGCTGGCTGGTGAATTGATCCCATACGTGAAGAAACAGGGCTTTACCCATATTGAAATGCTGCCGGTTACGGAACATCCGCTGGATGAGTCGTGGGGCTATCAGACAACGGGATTTTTTGCGCCGACCAGCCGCTATGGCACAGTGGATGATTTGAAATACTTTATCTCCAAATGCGCAGAAAGCGGCATTGGCTTAATATCGGACTGGGTGCCAGGGCATTTCTGCGTCGATAGGCACGCGCTGGCATCGTTCAATGGGTCCCTGCTCTATGAAGAACAGCGGCCGGAGCGCAGAAGCAATCCTGATTGGGGAACGTTAAACTTTGATATCCAAAAAGGAGAAGTTGTCAGCTTCATTCTGTCGAGTGCGCATTATTGGTTTGAGGAGTATAAATTTGATGGCTGCCGTATGGACGCACTGGTGAATCTGCTGTTCATTCCGAACCGTCCGGAAAGGCCGCACAACGAGGAAGGCGCAGATTTCTTGCGGAAATTGACTGCAAGCTTGCGCTCCCATTATCCAGAAGCCATGTTGATTGCAGAAGATGCTTGGCATTTTCCGAAAGTAACGGGCACGATTGAAGAAGGCGGCATCGGCTTTGATTATAAATGGAATTTTGGCTGGATGAACGATACGCAATCGTATTTGAAGACGCCCTTCCTTGAACGCCGGGAAGCCCACCGAAAGCTCAATTTTGCCATGGTCTACTATTACGAAGAAAAATTCATCTCCACTTTTTCCCACGATGAAGTGATTCCGGAAAAAGGATCATTGCTCGGGAAGATGTGGGGTACAACCGAAGAGAAGTTCGCCCAGCTGCGGTTGTTGCTTGGGTTTTGGATGGCTTTTCCAGGAAAAAAGCTGCTGTTTATGGGGCAGGAATTCGGGCAAGTTGCCCCTTGGGATTTCCAGCCTGAACTGGACTGGCATTTATTCGATTTTAAAGCCCACCGGGAAATGGCTTCATTCACCAAAGAAGTTTTAAGTTTTTATAAAAAAGAACGGGCGTTATTTGAGTTGGATTATGACCGCAAAGGATTTGAATGGCTGGATGCCGACAATAGTGAACAAGGGGTGCTTTCGTTTATCCGAAGAGGGCATTTGGCTGAAGACACGTGCATCGTAATTTGCAATTTTTCAGAACGCCCTTATGCAGCCTTTCAAATAGGCCTCCCCGCAAATGGTTTTTATCAGCAAATCTTTTCAACCGCAAGTGGAGATGCCGAAAAATTCGGAGGCGCAAAAGATGCAGAGCTGCAGGCGCAGCCTGTCCCTTGGAAAAAGCAGCCGTACTCGATGGAAATGGAATTGCCGGCGTTTACCGTAAGCATTTGGAAACTAAAACAAGATGGGAGTGTAGAGGCATGA